From a single Lolium rigidum isolate FL_2022 chromosome 7, APGP_CSIRO_Lrig_0.1, whole genome shotgun sequence genomic region:
- the LOC124670565 gene encoding protein FAR1-RELATED SEQUENCE 5-like, which yields MGMYFETEDDAYEFYKAYAARLGFVVRKSNKSKNSRHTVTRRLFVCSKQGFRQEPKRPQEETNAADVAAAASPPPPRCPDSRTGCLAALTIKLIPSANAFRVTEFVAEHNHPLASAAPAVSLAMMPSSSSHHAIAAVASLPDPREGPHTDMHFETEDDAYAFYNRYAEHVGFSVRRSYKKRKRGTIVSRIFVCSREGVSDHAKHEGLASVSTSSAGAGAPDTPRPGPPPTRTGCQARMVVKITPCRTYRVAKFFPEHNHPLANSETVHKLRSHKMKARVHELGAGELHRRKQGKGAQLGDAGAALEYLEGLQVGNPSVYYAVGMAPDGNSAVNFFWADSKSIIDFRSFGDVVCFDTTYGLNVYGRPFALFVGVDNHKQLLVFGAALLYDDSIQSVRWVFQAFADAMRARQPKTIFIDERSECAIAAAEVWPGSYHCTSVWHIYHNSKRHLKQVFESSKSFGNTLSQCLFECEDELEFLSAWEKLIEKYDIGESEWLSRLFLEKEKWALPYRRTIFSADILTTLRKENMINELKRELSDQEDILLFFKRYETMLEEHRSKKLHADVDGNQVTLPIPSLRMLKQSSNAYTPEAFKMFQGEFEAYMNCLSFPCSVVGTVSEYKITLDEKPSEGIVKFDALDGSATCSCRKFESVGIQCCHVLKVLDLKNIKELPEQYILKRWRKDARSIRMGEEPNGGSGNIMQSSSEVRYANMCRYVSLIASRAAKSEEAMSYIEDQSSVLLKHLDDILQTGYPEIGNHDVSSSSQAISFVGNQHLDHTTQSRAVAHTANGRTSFFGISPCPESNGQLNGSVGSL from the exons ATGGGCATGTATTTCGAGACGGAGGACGATGCCTACGAGTTCTACAAGGCCTACGCCGCCCGCCTTGGCTTCGTCGTCCGCAAGTCCAACAAGTCCAAGAACTCCCGGCACACCGTCACCCGTCGCCTCTTCGTCTGCTCCAAGCAGGGATTCCGCCAAGAACCCAAAAGGCCCCAAGAAGAGACCAACGCCGCCGACGTTGCGGCTGCCGCCTCGCCACCGCCTCCTAGGTGCCCAGACTCGCGCACCGGCTGCCTGGCGGCCCTCACCATCAAGCTCATCCCTTCAGCCAATGCCTTCCGCGTCACCGAATTTGTCGCCGAGCACAACCACCCGCTGGCCTCTGCCGCGCCCGCTGTGTCGCTGGCCATGATGCCATCGAGCTCGTCGCACCACGCCATCGCTGCTGTGGCGAGCTTGCCCGATCCGAGGGAAGGGCCACACACCGACATGCACTTTGAGACGGAAGACGACGCATATGCCTTCTACAACCGGTATGCCGAGCATGTGGGCTTCAGTGTCCGCCGCTCGTACAAGAAGCGCAAGCGTGGGACGATCGTGTCTCGGATCTTTGTATGTTCCCGTGAGGGCGTCAGTGACCATGCCAAGCATGAGGGCCTGGCCAGTGTCAGCACCAGCAGTGCTGGTGCAGGGGCACCAGACACACCTAGGCCAGGCCCACCGCCAACACGGACAGGGTGTCAGGCAAGAATGGTGGTCAAGATCACCCCATGCCGAACATATCGGGTTGCAAAGTTCTTCCCGGAGCATAACCACCCACTCGCAAACTCAGAGACAGTCCACAAGCTGCGGTCACATAAGATGAAGGCTCGAGTGCACGAGCTTGGGGCTGGAGAACTGCATCGAAGGAAACAGGGGAAGGGCGCGCAGCTTGGGGATGCTGGTGCCGCATTGGAATATTTGGAGGGGCTGCAGGTGGGAAACCCCTCGGTGTATTATGCAGTAGGAATGGCGCCTGATGGGAATTCAGCTGTGAATTTCTTCTGGGCTGATTCAAAGTCAATAATTGACTTCAGAAGCTTTGGTGATGTTGTTTGCTTCGATACAACATATGGACTGAATGTGTATGGGCGCCCCTTTGCATTGTTTGTTGGTGTGGACAACCATAAGCAGTTGCTTGTGTTTGGTGCAGCGCTGCTCTATGATGATAGCATCCAGTCAGTGAGATGGGTATTTCAGGCGTTTGCTGATGCTATGCGTGCTAGGCAGCCAAAGACTATTTTTATTGATGAGCGTTCTGAATGTGCTATTGCAGCAGCAGAGGTATGGCCTGGGAGTTACCATTGCACAAGTGTGTGGCATATCTACCACAATTCAAAGAGGCACCTGAAGCAGGTGTTTGAAAGCTCCAAGAGTTTTGGCAACACTTTGAGCCAGTGTCTCTTTGAGTGTGAAGATGAGTTGGAGTTCTTGTCAGCATGGGAAAAGCTAATCGAGAAATATGACATAGGTGAGAGTGAATGGCTCAGCAGActtttcctagagaaagaaaaatggGCGCTGCCTTATAGGAGAACCATCTTTTCTGCTGATATACTCACTACCCTTAGGAAGGAGAATATGATCAATGAGCTCAAACGGGAGCTCAGTGATCAAGAAGATATTCTGCTGTTCTTTAAGCGTTATGAGACCATGCTGGAAGAGCATCGTTCAAAGAAATTGCATGCTGATGTTGATGGAAACCAGGTTACTTTGCCAATCCCGTCCTTACGAATGTTAAAACAATCCTCAAATGCTTATACACCTGAAGCTTTCAAGATGTTCCAGGGTGAGTTTGAGGCTTACATGAACTGCCTGTCCTTCCCCTGCAGTGTAGTTGGCACAGTCTCAGAGTACAAAATAACACTTGATGAGAAGCCATCAGAGGGCATTGTCAAATTCGATGCACTAGATGGCTCAGCTACTTGCAGCTGCAGGAAGTTTGAATCTGTTGGAATCCAGTGCTGTCATGTACTAAAGGTACTTGATCTCAAGAATATCAAGGAGCTCCCAGAACAGTATATTTtgaagagatggaggaaagatgCCCGTTCAATTAGAATGGGAGAAGAACCTAATGGTGGATCTGGCAACATTATGCAGTCATCCTCTGAAGTTCGCTACGCTAACATGTGTCGTTATGTTAGCCTAATAGCTTCAAGGGCTGCCAAATCAGAGGAGGCAATGTCATACATCGAAGATCAATCAAGTGTTCTTCTGAAGCATCTAGATGATATTCTACAAACAGGCTATCCTGAGATTGGAAATCATGATGTCTCTTCAAGTAGTCAAGCGATTTCTTTTGTAGGGAATCAACATCTTGACCATACAACACAATCAAGAGCAGTTGCACATACAGCAAATG GACGTACATCCTTTTTTGGAATTTCCCCTTGTCCTGAATCCAATGGACAATTGAACGGGTCAGTTGGTTCCTTGTAG